A stretch of Chelmon rostratus isolate fCheRos1 chromosome 18, fCheRos1.pri, whole genome shotgun sequence DNA encodes these proteins:
- the pum2 gene encoding pumilio homolog 2 isoform X4, with protein MSIPCSILGMNDVAWQETRGGMLHANGAPETGGVRVHGGGPLATVGGAGQGPGVPHLQGMDRVVNPTPGTPQPPLSGRSQDDATVGYFFQRQPGEQLGGCTPSKHRWPTGDANHVDQVRAVDEMNYDFQALALESRGMGELLPAKKLWDSDELAKDGRKGMLLGEEWRDNAWGSSHHSVSQPIMVQRRPGQSFHGNGDANSVLSPRSEGGGLGVSMVEYVLSSSPGDKMDGRYRNGGYGGGDVDQDGREKSDAQEKVSPFEEDKSPEMKVGEENDPTKTNGRGLLNGMDRDCKDFNPTPGSRQASPTEAVERMGPSQTGLEMMGQHHPHALQQHNPTQNKAPAEDFQNQEAQNMGGMEQQAGVESLQFDYAGNQIQVDSSGTPVGLFDYNSQQQLFQRSNPLTVQQLTAAQQQQYALAAAQQQHLAGLAPAFVPNPYIINAAPPGTDPYTAAGLAAAATLAGPTVVPPQYYGVPWGVYPANLFQQQAASTANHSANQQASSQGPGPGQPQVLRTGTNQRPLTPGQGQQSQQESLAAAAAANPALAYTGMPGYQVLAPAAYYDQTGALVMGPGARTGLGGPVRLVQTPLLINPAAAQAAAAVSASGSGNNMSGPPANGLYRSMPQPQPQPQQQQAPPPSSGLPSSSFYGSGSVPNTSQSSSLFSHTSAAPPPSSSLGFSSTGGSLGVGLGSALGGFGSSVSSSTSSSVSRRDSLLANSDLYKRGGSSLTPIGQPFYNSLGYSSSPSPIGLTPGHSPLTPPPSLPSSHGSSSSLHLGGLTNGSGRYISAAPGAEAKYRSAGGTSSLFNSSSQLFPPSRPRYSRSDVMPSGRSRLLEDFRNNRFPNLQLRDLPGHMVEFSQDQHGSRFIQQKLERATPAERQMVFGEILQAAYQLMTDVFGNYVIQKFFEFGSADQKLALATRIRGHVLPLALQMYGCRVIQKALESISSDQQVISDIVRELDGHVLKCVKDQNGNHVVQKCIECVQPQALQFIIDAFQGQVFVLSTHPYGCRVIQRILEHCTQEQTLPILEELHQHSEQLGQDQYGNYVIQHVLEHGRPEDKSKIVAEVRGKVLVLSQHKFASNVVEKCVIHSSRAERALLIDEVCCQKDGPHSALYTMMKDQYANYVVQRMIDMAEPAQRKIIMHKIRPHIATLRKYTYGKHILAKLEKYYMKSGSELGPIGGPTNGLM; from the exons ATGAGCATTCCATGCAGCATCCTAGGTATGAATGACGTGGCCTGGCAGGAGACAAGAGGTGGGATGCTGCATGCAAATGGTGCTCCTGAGACTGGAGGTGTCAGAGTTCACGGTGGAGGGCCCCTAGCCACAGTTGGAGGAGCTGGACAGGGTCCTGGAGTTCCACATTTACAGGGCATGGACAGGGTTGTTAACCCTACCCCAGGTACCCCGCAGCCACCGCTGAGTGGGCGGTCTCAGGATGATGCCACAGTTGGATACTTCTTTCAGAGGCAGCCTGGAGAGCAGCTTGGAGGTTGCACACCCAGCAAGCATCGTTGGCCAACTGGAGATGCCAATCATGTTGATCAG GTCCGTGCTGTGGATGAAATGAACTATGACTTCCAAGCTCTTGCATTGGAGTCAAGGGGTATGGGAGAG CTTCTGCCAGCAAAAAAGCTCTGGGATTCTGATGAGTTGGCCAAGGATGGAAGGAAAGGAATGCTTCTTGGCGAGGAGTGGAGGGACAATGCATGGGGATCATCTC atcattcagtgTCTCAGCCAATCATGGTGCAGCGGCGACCAGGCCAGAGTTTCCATGGGAATGGTGATGCCAATTCTGTGCTTTCACCTCGCTCAGAAGGTGGAGGCCTGGGGGTGAGCATGGTGGAGTATGTCCTGAGCTCCTCTCCTGGTGACAAGATGGATGGTCGCTACAGGAACGGTGGCTAT GGTGGAGGAGATGTTGACCAagatgggagagagaagagtgaTGCCCAAGAGAAAGTGTCCCCCTTTGAAGAGGACAAGAGCCCAGAGATGAAGGTGGGAGAGGAGAATGATCCCACTAAAACCAATGGAAGAGGTCTGCTGAACGGCATGGACAGAGACTGCAAAGATTTCAA TCCAACTCCTGGAAGTCGTCAGGCTTCCCCCACTGAGGCTGTGGAACGGATGGGTCCCAGTCAGACAGGGTTGGAGATGATGGGACAGCACCATCCCCATGCCCTCCAACAACACAACCCCACCCAAAACAAGGCCCCAGCTGAGGACTTCCAGAACCAGGAGGCCCAGAATATGGGAGGAATGGAGCAACAAGCCGGTGTGGAGTCCCTCCAGTTCGACTATGCCGGGAACCAGATTCAGGTGGACTCCTCCGGGACTCCAGTAGGATTGTTTGACTACAATTCTCAACAGCAG ttgTTCCAGAGATCTAATCCCCTGACTGTTCAGCAGCTCACTGCAGCGCAGCAACAACAATACGCCCTGGctgcagcccagcagcagcatctcg CTGGCCTTGCTCCTGCGTTTGTGCCAAACCCTTACATCATTAATGCTGCCCCCCCTGGAACCGATCCCTACACTGCTGCTGGgttggcagcagcagccacacttgCAG GGCCCACAGTGGTTCCACCACAGTACTATGGTGTTCCTTGGGGTGTGTACCCAGCCAATCTTTTCCAGCAACAGGCTGCATCAACTGCCAATCACTCAGCTAATCAGCAAGCATCCAGCCAGGGACCAGGGCCAGGCCAGCCACAG GTGTTGCGCACTGGAACCAACCAGCGACCTCTTACACCTGGGCAAGGCCAACAGAGTCAGCAGGAATCTctagctgcagcagctgctgcaaatCCTGCCTTGGCGTACACAGGCATGCCTG GTTATCAGGTGTTGGCCCCTGCAGCCTATTATGACCAGACTGGGGCCTTGGTGATGGGCCCCGGTGCCCGAACTGGTCTAGGTGGGCCAGTTCGTCTAGTCCAGACCCCTCTACTCATCAACCCTGCTGCAGCACAAGCTG CAGCTGCGGTGTCAGCATCTGGCTCCGGTAACAACATGTCTGGTCCACCAGCCAACGGGCTGTACCGCTCAATGCCTCAACCTCAACcccagccgcagcagcagcaggctccCCCACCCAGCAGCGGCCTGCCTTCCAGCTCATTCTATGGCTCTGGGTCTGTCCCGAACACTTCTCAGAGCAGCTCGCTTTTCTCACACACCTCTGCTGCACCTCCACCAAGCTCATCCCTGGGCTTCAGCAGTACCGGTGGCTCTCTTGGTGTAGGCCTGGGCTCTGCACTTGGAGGCTTCGGCTCCTCTG TTTCCAGCTCTACCAGTAGCAGTGTATCTCGCAGGGACTCCCTGTTGGCGAATTCTGATCTGTATAAACGCGGTGGCAGCAGTTTAACTCCCATCGGCCAGCCCTTTTACAACAGCCTGGGATACTCCTCTTCACCCAGTCCCATTGGCCTCACACCAGGTCACTCCCCACTCACTCCTCCACCTTCACTGCCCTCCTCTCATGGATCCTCTTCTAGCCTTCACCTAG GTGGCCTGACGAATGGTAGCGGGCGTTACATTTCTGCAGCGCCTGGAGCTGAGGCCAAGTACCGGAGCGCCGGCGGGACGTCCAGTCTCTTCAATTCCAGTAGCCAGCTGTTCCCTCCATCTCGGCCCCGCTACAGTCGCTCTGATGTCATGCCGTCCGGACGCAGCCGCCTACTGGAGGACTTCAGGAACAACCGCTTCCCAAACCTCCAACTCCGTGACCTGCCTGGACACATGGTGGAGTTCTCTCAAGACCAGCACGGATCCAG ATTTATCCAGCAGAAGCTGGAGAGAGCCACCCctgctgagagacagatggtGTTTGGAGAGATTCTGCAAGCAGCATACCAACTGATGACGGATGTATTTGGGAATTATGTCATCCAAAAGTTCTTTGAG TTTGGAAGTGCTGACCAGAAGCTGGCTTTGGCAACACGTATCCGTGGACACGTCCTTCCCCTGGCTTTGCAGATGTATGGCTGCAGGGTCATTCAGAAAGCCCTGGAATCCATTTCCTCAGACCAGCAGGTAATT AGTGACATTGTCCGCGAGCTGGATGGCCACGTGTTGAAGTGTGTCAAGGACCAGAATGGCAACCATGTGGTGCAGAAGTGTATCGAGTGTGTCCAGCCCCAGGCCCTACAGTTCATTATTGATGCCTTTCAGGGACAG gtgtttgtgcTTTCCACACACCCCTATGGCTGCAGAGTTATCCAAAGGATTTTGGAGCACTGCACCCAGGAGCAGACTCTGCCTATCCTGGAGGAGCTGCATCAGCACTCTGAACAGCTGGGCCAG GATCAGTATGGTAACTACGTCATTCAGCATGTGTTGGAGCACGGCCGACCAGAAGATAAGAGCAAGATAGTCGCAGAGGTTCGCGGAAAGGTTCTTGTCCTCAGCCAACACAAATTTGCAAG TAATGTTGTGGAGAAGTGTGTGATCCACTCTTCGCGTGCAGAGAGAGCTCTGCTGATAGATGAAGTGTGCTGCCAGAAAGACGGGCCCCACAGCGCCCTGTACACAATGATGAAGGACCAGTACGCCAACTATGTTGTCCAAAGAATGATTGACATGGCGGAACCTGCTCAGCGCAAAATCATCATGCACAAG ATCCGGCCTCACATTGCCACTTTACGCAAGTACACCTACGGGAAGCACATTCTGGCCAAGCTAGAGAAGTACTACATGAAGAGCGGATCTGAACTGGGTCCCATCGGTGGCCCCACAAATGGCCTCATGTAG
- the pum2 gene encoding pumilio homolog 2 isoform X1, producing the protein MSIPCSILGMNDVAWQETRGGMLHANGAPETGGVRVHGGGPLATVGGAGQGPGVPHLQGMDRVVNPTPGTPQPPLSGRSQDDATVGYFFQRQPGEQLGGCTPSKHRWPTGDANHVDQVRAVDEMNYDFQALALESRGMGELLPAKKLWDSDELAKDGRKGMLLGEEWRDNAWGSSHHSVSQPIMVQRRPGQSFHGNGDANSVLSPRSEGGGLGVSMVEYVLSSSPGDKMDGRYRNGGYGGGDVDQDGREKSDAQEKVSPFEEDKSPEMKVGEENDPTKTNGRGLLNGMDRDCKDFNPTPGSRQASPTEAVERMGPSQTGLEMMGQHHPHALQQHNPTQNKAPAEDFQNQEAQNMGGMEQQAGVESLQFDYAGNQIQVDSSGTPVGLFDYNSQQQLFQRSNPLTVQQLTAAQQQQYALAAAQQQHLAGLAPAFVPNPYIINAAPPGTDPYTAAGLAAAATLAGPTVVPPQYYGVPWGVYPANLFQQQAASTANHSANQQASSQGPGPGQPQVLRTGTNQRPLTPGQGQQSQQESLAAAAAANPALAYTGMPGYQVLAPAAYYDQTGALVMGPGARTGLGGPVRLVQTPLLINPAAAQAAAAVSASGSGNNMSGPPANGLYRSMPQPQPQPQQQQAPPPSSGLPSSSFYGSGSVPNTSQSSSLFSHTSAAPPPSSSLGFSSTGGSLGVGLGSALGGFGSSVSSSTSSSVSRRDSLLANSDLYKRGGSSLTPIGQPFYNSLGYSSSPSPIGLTPGHSPLTPPPSLPSSHGSSSSLHLGGLTNGSGRYISAAPGAEAKYRSAGGTSSLFNSSSQLFPPSRPRYSRSDVMPSGRSRLLEDFRNNRFPNLQLRDLPGHMVEFSQDQHGSRFIQQKLERATPAERQMVFGEILQAAYQLMTDVFGNYVIQKFFEFGSADQKLALATRIRGHVLPLALQMYGCRVIQKALESISSDQQVISDIVRELDGHVLKCVKDQNGNHVVQKCIECVQPQALQFIIDAFQGQVFVLSTHPYGCRVIQRILEHCTQEQTLPILEELHQHSEQLGQKYQGVSLEMTPKTYYTVSRDALFKDQYGNYVIQHVLEHGRPEDKSKIVAEVRGKVLVLSQHKFASNVVEKCVIHSSRAERALLIDEVCCQKDGPHSALYTMMKDQYANYVVQRMIDMAEPAQRKIIMHKIRPHIATLRKYTYGKHILAKLEKYYMKSGSELGPIGGPTNGLM; encoded by the exons ATGAGCATTCCATGCAGCATCCTAGGTATGAATGACGTGGCCTGGCAGGAGACAAGAGGTGGGATGCTGCATGCAAATGGTGCTCCTGAGACTGGAGGTGTCAGAGTTCACGGTGGAGGGCCCCTAGCCACAGTTGGAGGAGCTGGACAGGGTCCTGGAGTTCCACATTTACAGGGCATGGACAGGGTTGTTAACCCTACCCCAGGTACCCCGCAGCCACCGCTGAGTGGGCGGTCTCAGGATGATGCCACAGTTGGATACTTCTTTCAGAGGCAGCCTGGAGAGCAGCTTGGAGGTTGCACACCCAGCAAGCATCGTTGGCCAACTGGAGATGCCAATCATGTTGATCAG GTCCGTGCTGTGGATGAAATGAACTATGACTTCCAAGCTCTTGCATTGGAGTCAAGGGGTATGGGAGAG CTTCTGCCAGCAAAAAAGCTCTGGGATTCTGATGAGTTGGCCAAGGATGGAAGGAAAGGAATGCTTCTTGGCGAGGAGTGGAGGGACAATGCATGGGGATCATCTC atcattcagtgTCTCAGCCAATCATGGTGCAGCGGCGACCAGGCCAGAGTTTCCATGGGAATGGTGATGCCAATTCTGTGCTTTCACCTCGCTCAGAAGGTGGAGGCCTGGGGGTGAGCATGGTGGAGTATGTCCTGAGCTCCTCTCCTGGTGACAAGATGGATGGTCGCTACAGGAACGGTGGCTAT GGTGGAGGAGATGTTGACCAagatgggagagagaagagtgaTGCCCAAGAGAAAGTGTCCCCCTTTGAAGAGGACAAGAGCCCAGAGATGAAGGTGGGAGAGGAGAATGATCCCACTAAAACCAATGGAAGAGGTCTGCTGAACGGCATGGACAGAGACTGCAAAGATTTCAA TCCAACTCCTGGAAGTCGTCAGGCTTCCCCCACTGAGGCTGTGGAACGGATGGGTCCCAGTCAGACAGGGTTGGAGATGATGGGACAGCACCATCCCCATGCCCTCCAACAACACAACCCCACCCAAAACAAGGCCCCAGCTGAGGACTTCCAGAACCAGGAGGCCCAGAATATGGGAGGAATGGAGCAACAAGCCGGTGTGGAGTCCCTCCAGTTCGACTATGCCGGGAACCAGATTCAGGTGGACTCCTCCGGGACTCCAGTAGGATTGTTTGACTACAATTCTCAACAGCAG ttgTTCCAGAGATCTAATCCCCTGACTGTTCAGCAGCTCACTGCAGCGCAGCAACAACAATACGCCCTGGctgcagcccagcagcagcatctcg CTGGCCTTGCTCCTGCGTTTGTGCCAAACCCTTACATCATTAATGCTGCCCCCCCTGGAACCGATCCCTACACTGCTGCTGGgttggcagcagcagccacacttgCAG GGCCCACAGTGGTTCCACCACAGTACTATGGTGTTCCTTGGGGTGTGTACCCAGCCAATCTTTTCCAGCAACAGGCTGCATCAACTGCCAATCACTCAGCTAATCAGCAAGCATCCAGCCAGGGACCAGGGCCAGGCCAGCCACAG GTGTTGCGCACTGGAACCAACCAGCGACCTCTTACACCTGGGCAAGGCCAACAGAGTCAGCAGGAATCTctagctgcagcagctgctgcaaatCCTGCCTTGGCGTACACAGGCATGCCTG GTTATCAGGTGTTGGCCCCTGCAGCCTATTATGACCAGACTGGGGCCTTGGTGATGGGCCCCGGTGCCCGAACTGGTCTAGGTGGGCCAGTTCGTCTAGTCCAGACCCCTCTACTCATCAACCCTGCTGCAGCACAAGCTG CAGCTGCGGTGTCAGCATCTGGCTCCGGTAACAACATGTCTGGTCCACCAGCCAACGGGCTGTACCGCTCAATGCCTCAACCTCAACcccagccgcagcagcagcaggctccCCCACCCAGCAGCGGCCTGCCTTCCAGCTCATTCTATGGCTCTGGGTCTGTCCCGAACACTTCTCAGAGCAGCTCGCTTTTCTCACACACCTCTGCTGCACCTCCACCAAGCTCATCCCTGGGCTTCAGCAGTACCGGTGGCTCTCTTGGTGTAGGCCTGGGCTCTGCACTTGGAGGCTTCGGCTCCTCTG TTTCCAGCTCTACCAGTAGCAGTGTATCTCGCAGGGACTCCCTGTTGGCGAATTCTGATCTGTATAAACGCGGTGGCAGCAGTTTAACTCCCATCGGCCAGCCCTTTTACAACAGCCTGGGATACTCCTCTTCACCCAGTCCCATTGGCCTCACACCAGGTCACTCCCCACTCACTCCTCCACCTTCACTGCCCTCCTCTCATGGATCCTCTTCTAGCCTTCACCTAG GTGGCCTGACGAATGGTAGCGGGCGTTACATTTCTGCAGCGCCTGGAGCTGAGGCCAAGTACCGGAGCGCCGGCGGGACGTCCAGTCTCTTCAATTCCAGTAGCCAGCTGTTCCCTCCATCTCGGCCCCGCTACAGTCGCTCTGATGTCATGCCGTCCGGACGCAGCCGCCTACTGGAGGACTTCAGGAACAACCGCTTCCCAAACCTCCAACTCCGTGACCTGCCTGGACACATGGTGGAGTTCTCTCAAGACCAGCACGGATCCAG ATTTATCCAGCAGAAGCTGGAGAGAGCCACCCctgctgagagacagatggtGTTTGGAGAGATTCTGCAAGCAGCATACCAACTGATGACGGATGTATTTGGGAATTATGTCATCCAAAAGTTCTTTGAG TTTGGAAGTGCTGACCAGAAGCTGGCTTTGGCAACACGTATCCGTGGACACGTCCTTCCCCTGGCTTTGCAGATGTATGGCTGCAGGGTCATTCAGAAAGCCCTGGAATCCATTTCCTCAGACCAGCAGGTAATT AGTGACATTGTCCGCGAGCTGGATGGCCACGTGTTGAAGTGTGTCAAGGACCAGAATGGCAACCATGTGGTGCAGAAGTGTATCGAGTGTGTCCAGCCCCAGGCCCTACAGTTCATTATTGATGCCTTTCAGGGACAG gtgtttgtgcTTTCCACACACCCCTATGGCTGCAGAGTTATCCAAAGGATTTTGGAGCACTGCACCCAGGAGCAGACTCTGCCTATCCTGGAGGAGCTGCATCAGCACTCTGAACAGCTGGGCCAG AAATATCAAGGCGTATCATTGGAGATGACACCCAAAACATATTATACAGTGTCCCGTGATGCACTGTTCAAG GATCAGTATGGTAACTACGTCATTCAGCATGTGTTGGAGCACGGCCGACCAGAAGATAAGAGCAAGATAGTCGCAGAGGTTCGCGGAAAGGTTCTTGTCCTCAGCCAACACAAATTTGCAAG TAATGTTGTGGAGAAGTGTGTGATCCACTCTTCGCGTGCAGAGAGAGCTCTGCTGATAGATGAAGTGTGCTGCCAGAAAGACGGGCCCCACAGCGCCCTGTACACAATGATGAAGGACCAGTACGCCAACTATGTTGTCCAAAGAATGATTGACATGGCGGAACCTGCTCAGCGCAAAATCATCATGCACAAG ATCCGGCCTCACATTGCCACTTTACGCAAGTACACCTACGGGAAGCACATTCTGGCCAAGCTAGAGAAGTACTACATGAAGAGCGGATCTGAACTGGGTCCCATCGGTGGCCCCACAAATGGCCTCATGTAG
- the pum2 gene encoding pumilio homolog 2 isoform X6, whose translation MSIPCSILGMNDVAWQETRGGMLHANGAPETGGVRVHGGGPLATVGGAGQGPGVPHLQGMDRVVNPTPGTPQPPLSGRSQDDATVGYFFQRQPGEQLGGCTPSKHRWPTGDANHVDQVRAVDEMNYDFQALALESRGMGELLPAKKLWDSDELAKDGRKGMLLGEEWRDNAWGSSQGGGLGVSMVEYVLSSSPGDKMDGRYRNGGYGGGDVDQDGREKSDAQEKVSPFEEDKSPEMKVGEENDPTKTNGRGLLNGMDRDCKDFNPTPGSRQASPTEAVERMGPSQTGLEMMGQHHPHALQQHNPTQNKAPAEDFQNQEAQNMGGMEQQAGVESLQFDYAGNQIQVDSSGTPVGLFDYNSQQQLFQRSNPLTVQQLTAAQQQQYALAAAQQQHLAGLAPAFVPNPYIINAAPPGTDPYTAAGLAAAATLAGPTVVPPQYYGVPWGVYPANLFQQQAASTANHSANQQASSQGPGPGQPQVLRTGTNQRPLTPGQGQQSQQESLAAAAAANPALAYTGMPGYQVLAPAAYYDQTGALVMGPGARTGLGGPVRLVQTPLLINPAAAQAAAAVSASGSGNNMSGPPANGLYRSMPQPQPQPQQQQAPPPSSGLPSSSFYGSGSVPNTSQSSSLFSHTSAAPPPSSSLGFSSTGGSLGVGLGSALGGFGSSVSSSTSSSVSRRDSLLANSDLYKRGGSSLTPIGQPFYNSLGYSSSPSPIGLTPGHSPLTPPPSLPSSHGSSSSLHLGGLTNGSGRYISAAPGAEAKYRSAGGTSSLFNSSSQLFPPSRPRYSRSDVMPSGRSRLLEDFRNNRFPNLQLRDLPGHMVEFSQDQHGSRFIQQKLERATPAERQMVFGEILQAAYQLMTDVFGNYVIQKFFEFGSADQKLALATRIRGHVLPLALQMYGCRVIQKALESISSDQQVISDIVRELDGHVLKCVKDQNGNHVVQKCIECVQPQALQFIIDAFQGQVFVLSTHPYGCRVIQRILEHCTQEQTLPILEELHQHSEQLGQKYQGVSLEMTPKTYYTVSRDALFKDQYGNYVIQHVLEHGRPEDKSKIVAEVRGKVLVLSQHKFASNVVEKCVIHSSRAERALLIDEVCCQKDGPHSALYTMMKDQYANYVVQRMIDMAEPAQRKIIMHKIRPHIATLRKYTYGKHILAKLEKYYMKSGSELGPIGGPTNGLM comes from the exons ATGAGCATTCCATGCAGCATCCTAGGTATGAATGACGTGGCCTGGCAGGAGACAAGAGGTGGGATGCTGCATGCAAATGGTGCTCCTGAGACTGGAGGTGTCAGAGTTCACGGTGGAGGGCCCCTAGCCACAGTTGGAGGAGCTGGACAGGGTCCTGGAGTTCCACATTTACAGGGCATGGACAGGGTTGTTAACCCTACCCCAGGTACCCCGCAGCCACCGCTGAGTGGGCGGTCTCAGGATGATGCCACAGTTGGATACTTCTTTCAGAGGCAGCCTGGAGAGCAGCTTGGAGGTTGCACACCCAGCAAGCATCGTTGGCCAACTGGAGATGCCAATCATGTTGATCAG GTCCGTGCTGTGGATGAAATGAACTATGACTTCCAAGCTCTTGCATTGGAGTCAAGGGGTATGGGAGAG CTTCTGCCAGCAAAAAAGCTCTGGGATTCTGATGAGTTGGCCAAGGATGGAAGGAAAGGAATGCTTCTTGGCGAGGAGTGGAGGGACAATGCATGGGGATCATCTC AAGGTGGAGGCCTGGGGGTGAGCATGGTGGAGTATGTCCTGAGCTCCTCTCCTGGTGACAAGATGGATGGTCGCTACAGGAACGGTGGCTAT GGTGGAGGAGATGTTGACCAagatgggagagagaagagtgaTGCCCAAGAGAAAGTGTCCCCCTTTGAAGAGGACAAGAGCCCAGAGATGAAGGTGGGAGAGGAGAATGATCCCACTAAAACCAATGGAAGAGGTCTGCTGAACGGCATGGACAGAGACTGCAAAGATTTCAA TCCAACTCCTGGAAGTCGTCAGGCTTCCCCCACTGAGGCTGTGGAACGGATGGGTCCCAGTCAGACAGGGTTGGAGATGATGGGACAGCACCATCCCCATGCCCTCCAACAACACAACCCCACCCAAAACAAGGCCCCAGCTGAGGACTTCCAGAACCAGGAGGCCCAGAATATGGGAGGAATGGAGCAACAAGCCGGTGTGGAGTCCCTCCAGTTCGACTATGCCGGGAACCAGATTCAGGTGGACTCCTCCGGGACTCCAGTAGGATTGTTTGACTACAATTCTCAACAGCAG ttgTTCCAGAGATCTAATCCCCTGACTGTTCAGCAGCTCACTGCAGCGCAGCAACAACAATACGCCCTGGctgcagcccagcagcagcatctcg CTGGCCTTGCTCCTGCGTTTGTGCCAAACCCTTACATCATTAATGCTGCCCCCCCTGGAACCGATCCCTACACTGCTGCTGGgttggcagcagcagccacacttgCAG GGCCCACAGTGGTTCCACCACAGTACTATGGTGTTCCTTGGGGTGTGTACCCAGCCAATCTTTTCCAGCAACAGGCTGCATCAACTGCCAATCACTCAGCTAATCAGCAAGCATCCAGCCAGGGACCAGGGCCAGGCCAGCCACAG GTGTTGCGCACTGGAACCAACCAGCGACCTCTTACACCTGGGCAAGGCCAACAGAGTCAGCAGGAATCTctagctgcagcagctgctgcaaatCCTGCCTTGGCGTACACAGGCATGCCTG GTTATCAGGTGTTGGCCCCTGCAGCCTATTATGACCAGACTGGGGCCTTGGTGATGGGCCCCGGTGCCCGAACTGGTCTAGGTGGGCCAGTTCGTCTAGTCCAGACCCCTCTACTCATCAACCCTGCTGCAGCACAAGCTG CAGCTGCGGTGTCAGCATCTGGCTCCGGTAACAACATGTCTGGTCCACCAGCCAACGGGCTGTACCGCTCAATGCCTCAACCTCAACcccagccgcagcagcagcaggctccCCCACCCAGCAGCGGCCTGCCTTCCAGCTCATTCTATGGCTCTGGGTCTGTCCCGAACACTTCTCAGAGCAGCTCGCTTTTCTCACACACCTCTGCTGCACCTCCACCAAGCTCATCCCTGGGCTTCAGCAGTACCGGTGGCTCTCTTGGTGTAGGCCTGGGCTCTGCACTTGGAGGCTTCGGCTCCTCTG TTTCCAGCTCTACCAGTAGCAGTGTATCTCGCAGGGACTCCCTGTTGGCGAATTCTGATCTGTATAAACGCGGTGGCAGCAGTTTAACTCCCATCGGCCAGCCCTTTTACAACAGCCTGGGATACTCCTCTTCACCCAGTCCCATTGGCCTCACACCAGGTCACTCCCCACTCACTCCTCCACCTTCACTGCCCTCCTCTCATGGATCCTCTTCTAGCCTTCACCTAG GTGGCCTGACGAATGGTAGCGGGCGTTACATTTCTGCAGCGCCTGGAGCTGAGGCCAAGTACCGGAGCGCCGGCGGGACGTCCAGTCTCTTCAATTCCAGTAGCCAGCTGTTCCCTCCATCTCGGCCCCGCTACAGTCGCTCTGATGTCATGCCGTCCGGACGCAGCCGCCTACTGGAGGACTTCAGGAACAACCGCTTCCCAAACCTCCAACTCCGTGACCTGCCTGGACACATGGTGGAGTTCTCTCAAGACCAGCACGGATCCAG ATTTATCCAGCAGAAGCTGGAGAGAGCCACCCctgctgagagacagatggtGTTTGGAGAGATTCTGCAAGCAGCATACCAACTGATGACGGATGTATTTGGGAATTATGTCATCCAAAAGTTCTTTGAG TTTGGAAGTGCTGACCAGAAGCTGGCTTTGGCAACACGTATCCGTGGACACGTCCTTCCCCTGGCTTTGCAGATGTATGGCTGCAGGGTCATTCAGAAAGCCCTGGAATCCATTTCCTCAGACCAGCAGGTAATT AGTGACATTGTCCGCGAGCTGGATGGCCACGTGTTGAAGTGTGTCAAGGACCAGAATGGCAACCATGTGGTGCAGAAGTGTATCGAGTGTGTCCAGCCCCAGGCCCTACAGTTCATTATTGATGCCTTTCAGGGACAG gtgtttgtgcTTTCCACACACCCCTATGGCTGCAGAGTTATCCAAAGGATTTTGGAGCACTGCACCCAGGAGCAGACTCTGCCTATCCTGGAGGAGCTGCATCAGCACTCTGAACAGCTGGGCCAG AAATATCAAGGCGTATCATTGGAGATGACACCCAAAACATATTATACAGTGTCCCGTGATGCACTGTTCAAG GATCAGTATGGTAACTACGTCATTCAGCATGTGTTGGAGCACGGCCGACCAGAAGATAAGAGCAAGATAGTCGCAGAGGTTCGCGGAAAGGTTCTTGTCCTCAGCCAACACAAATTTGCAAG TAATGTTGTGGAGAAGTGTGTGATCCACTCTTCGCGTGCAGAGAGAGCTCTGCTGATAGATGAAGTGTGCTGCCAGAAAGACGGGCCCCACAGCGCCCTGTACACAATGATGAAGGACCAGTACGCCAACTATGTTGTCCAAAGAATGATTGACATGGCGGAACCTGCTCAGCGCAAAATCATCATGCACAAG ATCCGGCCTCACATTGCCACTTTACGCAAGTACACCTACGGGAAGCACATTCTGGCCAAGCTAGAGAAGTACTACATGAAGAGCGGATCTGAACTGGGTCCCATCGGTGGCCCCACAAATGGCCTCATGTAG